A genomic window from Betta splendens chromosome 24, fBetSpl5.4, whole genome shotgun sequence includes:
- the opn5 gene encoding opsin-5 isoform X1, producing MMENVTKTHSYIPHYLLHDDPFASKLSREADIVAGFYICIIGLLSATGNGYVIYMSIKRKTKLRPPELMTVNLAIFDFGISVTGKPFFVISSFYHRWLFGWKGCQFYGWAGFFFGCGSLITMTVVSLDRYLKICHIRYGTWLKRHHVFFYLVFVWMYAAFWATMPLIGWGNYAPEPFGTSCTLDWWLAQASVSGQSFVLTILFFCLIFPSGIIVFSYVMIICKVKSSTKEVSHFDTRIKNSHILEMKLTKVAMLICAGFLIAWIPYAVVSVVSAFGEPDSVPIPVSVVPTLLAKSSAMYNPIIYQVVDLKTPCSKCSCFKFQKNHRHFRKSRFYTISNSVNNKQTAGDAHIEIQRLDTVDSPAAL from the exons ATGATGGAAAATGTGACAAAGACCCACTCATACATTCCCCATTATCTCCTCCATGATGACCCTTTTGCTTCAAAACTGTCCAGAGAGGCGGATATAGTAGCAGGTTTTTACATCTGCATCATAG GATTACTCTCTGCAACTGGAAATGGATACGTCATTTATATGTCCATCAAACGTAAAACCAAGTTGAGGCCTCCAGAGCTTATGACTGTTAATCTGGCCATCTTTGATTTTGGAATATCAG TGACAGGAAAGCCCTTTTTTGTAATATCTAGCTTTTACCACCGTTGGTTGTTTGGCTGGAAAGGCTGCCAATTTTACGGCTGGGCAGGCTTCTTCTTTGGTTGTGGGAGCCTCATCACGATGACTGTGGTCAGCCTGGACCGATACCTCAAGATCTGCCACATCAGATATG GCACATGGTTAAAGCGCCATCATGTCTTCTTTTACCTGGTCTTTGTATGGATGTATGCAGCATTCTGGGCCACCATGCCATTAATTGGTTGGGGGAACTATGCCCCGGAGCCTTTTGGGACTTCCTGTACACTGGACTGGTGGTTGGCGCAGGCCTCCGTGTCTGGCCAAAGCTTTGTCTTGACCATCCTGTTCTTCTGTCTCATCTTCCCCTCCGGCATTATTGTTTTCTCCTATGTCATGATCATCTGCAAGGTCAAGTCCTCGACAAAGGAGGTGTCACACTTTGACACCCGTATCAAAAACAGCCACATTCTCGAAATGAAACTCACAAAGGTAG CAATGCTGATCTGTGCAGGCTTCTTGATAGCCTGGATTCCTTATGCAGTGGTGTCAGTGGTGTCTGCATTTGGAGAGCCGGACTCTGTTCCAATACCTGTGTCTGTTGTTCCCACCTTATTGGCCAAGTCATCAGCAATGTACAACCCCATAATCTACCAGGTGGTGGACCTGAAAACCCCTTGCTCCAAATGCTCCTGTTTTAAATTCCAGAAGAATCACAGACATTTTAGAAAGTCAAG ATTCTACACAATTTCCAACTCAGTAAATAACAAACAGACGGCCGGAGATGCTCACATTGAGAT CCAGAGATTGGACACTGTGGATTCTCCAGCAGCCTTATAA
- the opn5 gene encoding opsin-5 isoform X2: MMENVTKTHSYIPHYLLHDDPFASKLSREADIVAGFYICIIGLLSATGNGYVIYMSIKRKTKLRPPELMTVNLAIFDFGISGTWLKRHHVFFYLVFVWMYAAFWATMPLIGWGNYAPEPFGTSCTLDWWLAQASVSGQSFVLTILFFCLIFPSGIIVFSYVMIICKVKSSTKEVSHFDTRIKNSHILEMKLTKVAMLICAGFLIAWIPYAVVSVVSAFGEPDSVPIPVSVVPTLLAKSSAMYNPIIYQVVDLKTPCSKCSCFKFQKNHRHFRKSRFYTISNSVNNKQTAGDAHIEIQRLDTVDSPAAL, encoded by the exons ATGATGGAAAATGTGACAAAGACCCACTCATACATTCCCCATTATCTCCTCCATGATGACCCTTTTGCTTCAAAACTGTCCAGAGAGGCGGATATAGTAGCAGGTTTTTACATCTGCATCATAG GATTACTCTCTGCAACTGGAAATGGATACGTCATTTATATGTCCATCAAACGTAAAACCAAGTTGAGGCCTCCAGAGCTTATGACTGTTAATCTGGCCATCTTTGATTTTGGAATATCAG GCACATGGTTAAAGCGCCATCATGTCTTCTTTTACCTGGTCTTTGTATGGATGTATGCAGCATTCTGGGCCACCATGCCATTAATTGGTTGGGGGAACTATGCCCCGGAGCCTTTTGGGACTTCCTGTACACTGGACTGGTGGTTGGCGCAGGCCTCCGTGTCTGGCCAAAGCTTTGTCTTGACCATCCTGTTCTTCTGTCTCATCTTCCCCTCCGGCATTATTGTTTTCTCCTATGTCATGATCATCTGCAAGGTCAAGTCCTCGACAAAGGAGGTGTCACACTTTGACACCCGTATCAAAAACAGCCACATTCTCGAAATGAAACTCACAAAGGTAG CAATGCTGATCTGTGCAGGCTTCTTGATAGCCTGGATTCCTTATGCAGTGGTGTCAGTGGTGTCTGCATTTGGAGAGCCGGACTCTGTTCCAATACCTGTGTCTGTTGTTCCCACCTTATTGGCCAAGTCATCAGCAATGTACAACCCCATAATCTACCAGGTGGTGGACCTGAAAACCCCTTGCTCCAAATGCTCCTGTTTTAAATTCCAGAAGAATCACAGACATTTTAGAAAGTCAAG ATTCTACACAATTTCCAACTCAGTAAATAACAAACAGACGGCCGGAGATGCTCACATTGAGAT CCAGAGATTGGACACTGTGGATTCTCCAGCAGCCTTATAA